The nucleotide window GAGACTCAATAGGCGCGACGAAGTCACGCATTTTCACTGCCGTGCTATTTGAAAGCATCTTGATCTGCGTGATAGGCTGTACACTAGGAGGGGCTGCTGGGTTATTGGCCTTCTACAAAGCGATGGGGCAATTCAGCGCGCACATGAACAACAATCTTCCGCTGGGCTTTCCTGTCATACCACTCACGCTACTGCTTGCTGTCATCATCTTCGTCGGGATACTAGCCGGACTTCAGGGTGCATCCATAGCCACTCAGGCCAATCCGGCTGAAATCGTGAATCAGAAGGATGTTATCTAAATGCGAGATGTGCTTACCCAGGCATACCAGGCACTTGTCCGCCGTCCTATTACTTTCTTTATGGCGGTATTGGCCTTAGCTATCGGCGTGGCTGCCTTTATCTGTGTTGGTGCGCTCAGCGAGGCTCTCGTCTCAAGGCCAATAGAACGCATTCGCTCATCAACATCACCCATACCGACGATCGAAGTGGTACTCTTCTCCAAGGATAAGCCGGGGAGCTTTGTGGCGGATAAGGCCGGAATGCTGGCGAGGCAGGCAATGGGCAAAGGAACGGCGATACTGCTAAGCTATAGGAATCTGACGCCAAAGTCCGGCAGGCATCCAATCCAGGAAGCCTGTGCTTACGCGGTCCCTTCAGAGTTCATTACTTTCAGCTCACAGGAAGTACAGATGGAGCGTGGACGCTTCTTGTCACCCGAAGATGTTCGCGAAAGCCGGGCAGTTTGTGTCGTCAGCCAGGACTTTGTCGATAGGTTGGGCGGCGAAGACGTGGTGGGAAGACCGATTCGGTTAGGTGAGTTTAAGTATACAGTGATAGGCGTTGCGGATCAACTCAGTAGGATTGGCATGGCCGACATGGACATTATGATCCCGCTTTCGATCGCGCGAATCCATTTCCGCGCGCGCCCGCCGGACGGAGTTCTTGCTGTTATTAGGACATCTCCGAAGAAGGGAGCTATCGAAGCCGAAGTGTCACGCATAAAGGATGCACTCGCGCGGAGGAAAGACGAGAAGGTCAGTTTTTACGTATATTCAGGTTGGCTTGAGATGCTAAAGGTGCAAGAGAGTTTTGTCATTGTGCGATTCTATTTTGCATTGCTCGGTACCAGCTTACTCGCAGTTGGCCTACTGGGTTTGGTAGGCATGTTAGTTGCCAACGTGAGCGGTCGGTTGCGGGAAATCGGCATACACCGCGCCCTGGGCGCGACGCGCCTGCGACAGGCTGTCGAAGTATTGATTCAGGCCGCGTTCGTAGGATTTCTGGGAGGTTTGCTGGGGATAGCACTCGGCATAGTGGTAGTCCATGTTTATTCTGGCACGCAGGGTACCAACCTGGTAGTCACGAGATTCTGGATGGCGAGCGCTCTATTCTCCAGTCTTTTCA belongs to Armatimonadota bacterium and includes:
- a CDS encoding FtsX-like permease family protein, whose protein sequence is MRDSIGATKSRIFTAVLFESILICVIGCTLGGAAGLLAFYKAMGQFSAHMNNNLPLGFPVIPLTLLLAVIIFVGILAGLQGASIATQANPAEIVNQKDVI
- a CDS encoding ABC transporter permease produces the protein MRDVLTQAYQALVRRPITFFMAVLALAIGVAAFICVGALSEALVSRPIERIRSSTSPIPTIEVVLFSKDKPGSFVADKAGMLARQAMGKGTAILLSYRNLTPKSGRHPIQEACAYAVPSEFITFSSQEVQMERGRFLSPEDVRESRAVCVVSQDFVDRLGGEDVVGRPIRLGEFKYTVIGVADQLSRIGMADMDIMIPLSIARIHFRARPPDGVLAVIRTSPKKGAIEAEVSRIKDALARRKDEKVSFYVYSGWLEMLKVQESFVIVRFYFALLGTSLLAVGLLGLVGMLVANVSGRLREIGIHRALGATRLRQAVEVLIQAAFVGFLGGLLGIALGIVVVHVYSGTQGTNLVVTRFWMASALFSSLFTALLAGLLPARAAMQIAPIEALRG